From the Leucobacter denitrificans genome, one window contains:
- the purB gene encoding adenylosuccinate lyase gives MTSLPPQPISPLDGRYRKAVEGLGDSLSEAGLNKARVHVEVEWLAYLTEHSLLGGSPMGDDQLASLREWAANFGQAEIDQLAETERVTQHDVKAVEYLVRDRLEAQGLGQFAELTHVCCTSEDINNLSYALTVQQAIADVWRPKFVDVIEELERQAAQYRELAMMSRTHGQPATPTTLGKELAVFVHRLKRQLDQIDAIEYLGKFSGATGTFAAHLAADPNADWPTISREFVEGLGLDWNPLTTQIESHDWQAELYTRIAHANRILHNLATDIWSYISIGYFRQIPVAGATGSSTMPHKVNPIRFENAEANLELSNAILDSLAATLVTSRWQRDLTDSSAQRNIGVGLGHSVLALDNIKRGLGQIDAAPEVLAADLDTNWEVLGEAIQTVIRAEVTAGRSTISDPYAALKELTRGRRIGQTELVEFVSALEIGDEAKQRLLELTPAGYVGIAAELIDFLD, from the coding sequence ATGACTTCGCTCCCCCCGCAGCCCATCAGCCCGCTCGACGGTCGGTACCGCAAGGCAGTAGAGGGGCTTGGCGACAGTCTCTCCGAGGCGGGCCTGAACAAGGCACGCGTGCACGTTGAGGTTGAATGGCTCGCGTACCTGACCGAGCACTCGCTGCTTGGTGGATCGCCGATGGGCGACGACCAACTTGCCTCGCTGCGCGAGTGGGCCGCGAATTTCGGGCAGGCCGAGATCGATCAGCTCGCTGAGACCGAGCGCGTCACCCAGCACGACGTGAAGGCAGTCGAGTACCTCGTGCGCGATCGCCTCGAAGCGCAAGGGCTCGGGCAGTTCGCCGAGCTCACGCACGTGTGCTGCACGAGCGAAGACATCAACAACCTCTCGTATGCGCTCACCGTGCAGCAGGCGATTGCCGATGTGTGGCGGCCGAAGTTCGTCGACGTCATCGAGGAGCTCGAGCGCCAGGCCGCGCAGTACCGCGAGCTCGCGATGATGAGCCGCACGCACGGTCAGCCCGCAACGCCGACCACGCTCGGCAAGGAGCTCGCCGTCTTCGTGCACCGTCTGAAGCGCCAACTCGATCAGATCGACGCCATCGAATATCTCGGCAAGTTCTCGGGCGCGACCGGCACCTTCGCGGCGCACTTGGCGGCGGATCCAAACGCCGACTGGCCGACAATCTCGCGTGAGTTCGTCGAGGGTCTCGGGCTCGACTGGAACCCGCTCACCACGCAGATCGAGTCGCACGACTGGCAGGCAGAGCTTTACACGCGCATCGCGCACGCGAACCGCATTCTCCACAACCTCGCGACCGATATCTGGAGCTATATCTCGATCGGGTACTTCCGTCAGATCCCAGTGGCTGGTGCGACGGGTTCTTCGACGATGCCGCACAAGGTGAACCCGATCCGCTTCGAAAATGCCGAGGCAAACCTCGAACTCTCGAATGCGATTCTCGACTCGCTCGCCGCCACGCTCGTGACGAGCCGCTGGCAGCGCGACCTCACCGACTCGTCGGCGCAGCGTAACATCGGCGTCGGCCTCGGCCACTCGGTGCTCGCGCTCGACAACATCAAGCGCGGCCTCGGTCAGATTGACGCGGCACCCGAGGTGCTCGCCGCAGACCTCGACACGAACTGGGAGGTGCTCGGCGAGGCGATCCAGACTGTGATTCGCGCCGAGGTCACCGCCGGCCGCTCAACCATCAGCGACCCATATGCGGCGCTGAAGGAGCTCACTCGCGGCCGCCGCATCGGGCAGACCGAACT
- a CDS encoding phage holin family protein — translation MRLIIRVLVGAFALWLTTLIVGGSGENGVWIEPYSSDTYAPVLTLLLVALVFGLVNGTLGRIVRFISIPLYILTIGLFGLIVNGIMISVVAWLSELADFGLRVDGFWWGVLAALVMSVLAAIMNGLLGTNKKKGR, via the coding sequence ATGAGGTTAATCATTCGGGTGCTCGTCGGCGCGTTCGCGCTGTGGCTCACGACGCTCATTGTGGGTGGGTCGGGCGAAAACGGGGTGTGGATCGAGCCCTACAGCTCGGACACCTATGCGCCAGTGCTCACACTCCTGCTCGTCGCTCTCGTGTTCGGGCTTGTAAACGGCACGCTCGGGCGGATCGTTCGATTCATCTCGATTCCGCTCTACATTCTCACTATCGGCCTATTCGGGCTGATCGTGAACGGGATCATGATCTCTGTGGTCGCCTGGCTGTCTGAGCTTGCCGACTTCGGTCTGCGCGTCGACGGTTTCTGGTGGGGCGTGCTCGCGGCCCTCGTGATGTCGGTGCTCGCCGCAATCATGAACGGACTCCTCGGAACCAACAAGAAGAAGGGCCGCTGA
- a CDS encoding AAA family ATPase — MSDPLLNSLAAAVASSPEDVELRALYADRLARAGRTDDAVGQAMVVLARSPEHAGAQAVLDRITGRDESSSASAPVYSTESPPKPIGYQPHGQGDGPIYAPGEEPPSSVDWKRLEAEVGSTIKPPFIVHDAEETDEGVKLTLSEADDDSVPGLVTQEALKLSDVGGLDAVKKRIYETYLDPIAHPEIAKAFKPQLGGGLLLYGPPGCGKTYLARAIAGELGASFISVTLADVLSKWLGESEGNIHKTFEEARQKAPAVLFLDEIDAVGGKRSNSGGSQSFRNLVNQLLMEMDGIGSDNDGLFVLAATNMPWDVDPALLRPGRFDRVVLVSPPDEPARETILKLHLGKRPVEGIEITKLVKVTEGFSGADLKHLCDTAADKALAASIKRGEVMPITMRELNEALKEVKSSIGPWLDSARNVANYANNDGRYDDLVDLLKRLKRL; from the coding sequence ATGAGCGACCCACTCCTCAACAGCCTCGCCGCAGCCGTCGCCTCGAGCCCGGAGGATGTTGAGCTCAGAGCGCTCTACGCCGACCGGCTCGCGCGCGCCGGTCGCACCGACGACGCGGTCGGCCAAGCGATGGTGGTGCTCGCGCGCAGCCCCGAACACGCAGGGGCTCAGGCGGTGCTCGACCGCATTACGGGGCGCGATGAATCGAGCAGTGCATCGGCGCCGGTGTACTCGACCGAGTCACCACCAAAACCCATCGGCTACCAACCACACGGCCAAGGCGACGGCCCGATATATGCGCCTGGCGAGGAGCCGCCGAGTTCAGTGGATTGGAAGCGCCTCGAGGCCGAGGTAGGTAGCACGATCAAGCCGCCGTTCATCGTGCACGATGCCGAAGAAACCGACGAGGGAGTAAAGCTCACGCTGAGCGAGGCCGACGACGACTCGGTGCCGGGCCTCGTGACGCAGGAAGCGCTCAAGCTCTCAGACGTCGGGGGACTCGACGCTGTGAAGAAGCGCATCTACGAGACATATCTCGACCCCATCGCGCACCCCGAAATTGCCAAGGCGTTCAAGCCGCAGCTCGGCGGCGGCCTCTTGCTCTACGGCCCGCCGGGATGCGGCAAGACGTATCTCGCGCGCGCGATCGCAGGCGAGCTGGGCGCGAGCTTCATTTCGGTGACGCTCGCCGATGTGCTGAGCAAGTGGCTCGGCGAGAGCGAAGGTAACATTCACAAGACCTTCGAAGAGGCTCGCCAGAAGGCGCCAGCCGTGCTCTTCCTCGATGAGATCGACGCGGTCGGCGGCAAGCGTTCGAATTCTGGTGGATCGCAGAGCTTCCGCAATCTCGTCAATCAGCTGCTCATGGAGATGGACGGGATCGGCAGCGACAACGACGGTCTGTTCGTGCTCGCGGCGACGAACATGCCGTGGGATGTGGATCCGGCGCTGCTACGCCCCGGCCGCTTCGATCGCGTCGTGCTCGTGTCGCCACCCGACGAACCGGCTCGCGAGACGATACTCAAGCTGCACCTCGGCAAGCGCCCCGTCGAGGGTATCGAGATCACGAAACTAGTGAAGGTGACCGAGGGGTTCTCGGGTGCCGACCTCAAGCACCTCTGTGACACTGCTGCTGACAAGGCGCTCGCCGCTTCGATCAAGCGCGGCGAGGTCATGCCAATCACGATGCGAGAGTTGAACGAGGCGCTCAAAGAGGTGAAGTCGTCGATCGGCCCCTGGCTCGACAGCGCGCGAAACGTCGCGAACTACGCAAACAACGACGGTCGCTACGACGACCTGGTCGATCTACTGAAGCGTCTGAAGCGGTTGTAG
- a CDS encoding tetratricopeptide repeat protein, translated as MEGSEQVDTPASIFERARALSEFGRNDEAIAELRRGLASFPEDPWLLGELAWRMLHLPDHAEAERLARQTLAARPDDEVALMVLCETSVASKRFDVAQQLARELVGHHPEWATSHLNLAFALVSDDRGTRAERKARNTAAAQSVGEALLLDPEGNDTLFRSTVLFRRANKPAEAQRTLDRALELDPTSERLRLLVADSTETNEAEALRLLSGVLAENPQHRGASRSVSDRIWSHTQHIATFAVWGCVAVILFANFAFGESIADLASPTRRQFTLLLLALSFGWIGFVVLLNRGGLPKRFIRRLFGGAWWVWIGLIIAITGSFLASILLGGLAARSQSSLPTVMGEYVGDVTMMVGFVAWYLMIGELAIVLARFHSEARTGLFPPDAEGLQAARAALRHSYWGLVPIAIAALVAALPFLPITSRNPEAAGGLFPVALAVAAPPLVTILLRALRVRNLGGSGPLRVTLIGLGIAVLFVIGGWALADRHAAEYDPPQLGTSRTYPGT; from the coding sequence ATGGAAGGAAGCGAGCAGGTCGACACGCCCGCATCGATTTTCGAGCGCGCCCGCGCGCTGAGCGAATTCGGCCGCAATGACGAAGCGATCGCCGAGCTGCGCCGCGGGCTTGCCTCATTTCCCGAAGACCCCTGGCTGCTCGGCGAACTCGCCTGGCGCATGCTGCACCTTCCGGATCACGCTGAGGCCGAGCGCCTCGCCCGTCAAACGCTGGCGGCGCGCCCGGATGACGAAGTTGCGCTGATGGTGCTCTGCGAAACATCTGTCGCCAGCAAGCGGTTCGATGTTGCGCAGCAACTCGCACGAGAACTGGTGGGGCATCACCCCGAATGGGCCACATCGCACTTGAACCTCGCCTTTGCGCTCGTGAGTGACGACAGGGGAACCCGCGCTGAACGCAAGGCACGCAACACCGCGGCCGCGCAGTCGGTCGGCGAGGCGCTGCTGCTCGACCCCGAGGGCAACGACACGCTGTTCCGATCCACTGTGCTGTTTCGCCGCGCCAACAAACCCGCGGAGGCGCAGCGGACCCTCGACCGAGCCCTCGAACTTGACCCGACGAGCGAGCGCCTTCGCCTGCTCGTCGCAGACAGCACAGAAACGAACGAAGCCGAAGCGTTGAGGCTGCTCTCAGGCGTGCTCGCCGAGAATCCCCAGCACCGCGGCGCATCGCGCTCCGTCAGCGACCGCATCTGGAGCCACACGCAGCACATCGCTACCTTCGCGGTGTGGGGCTGCGTCGCGGTCATTCTGTTCGCGAACTTCGCGTTCGGCGAATCGATCGCAGATCTCGCGTCGCCCACACGCCGTCAGTTCACGCTGCTCTTACTCGCGCTCTCATTCGGGTGGATCGGGTTCGTCGTACTCCTCAACCGAGGCGGGCTTCCCAAGCGATTCATTCGGCGCCTGTTCGGTGGCGCATGGTGGGTGTGGATCGGACTCATCATCGCCATCACCGGTTCGTTCCTCGCGTCCATTCTCCTTGGTGGTCTCGCGGCGAGATCACAGAGCTCATTGCCGACGGTGATGGGGGAGTACGTCGGCGACGTCACGATGATGGTTGGGTTTGTCGCGTGGTACCTCATGATCGGCGAGCTCGCGATCGTGCTTGCGAGATTCCATTCCGAGGCGCGAACTGGGCTCTTCCCGCCAGACGCGGAGGGCCTTCAGGCCGCGCGCGCCGCACTCCGGCACTCATATTGGGGGCTCGTGCCGATAGCGATCGCCGCCCTAGTCGCCGCGCTCCCGTTTCTTCCGATCACCTCGCGCAACCCCGAGGCTGCCGGTGGGTTGTTCCCGGTCGCGCTCGCCGTCGCGGCGCCACCTCTCGTGACGATACTGCTTCGCGCACTGCGCGTGCGCAACCTGGGTGGATCGGGGCCGCTGCGCGTCACGCTCATCGGTCTCGGTATCGCCGTGCTCTTCGTCATCGGTGGGTGGGCGCTCGCTGACCGGCACGCGGCCGAGTACGATCCACCGCAACTGGGAACCTCCCGAACATATCCCGGCACTTAG
- a CDS encoding thiamine pyrophosphate-dependent enzyme, giving the protein MSQTQQLDVDMVDPEPIRFLDVDGRYAPSSSASAFADELEGVGLDEFKQWYRAMFFTRAFDTEATHLQRQGQLALWAPSVGQEGCQVGLAHAAEPQDHLFPAYREHTVAHVRGVDFVSVAMLFRGFTHGGWDVTDPKSGNFHLYTLVLGSQSHHASGYALGQVLDAKRREGNTKLDPGEAGTETGEASMVFYGDGTSSQGDTSEAMVFAASYQTPTVFVVQNNQWAISVPVERQSRTPLYRRALGFGIRSVQIDGNDPLAAYAVGRKFLRLAREGKGPGYIEALTYRIGAHTTSDDPTRYRQQEELEEWQQRDPIKRLEAYLREQGVDDAYFDEVAKAADQEAKRVRDAVLAEPAPDADSMFAHVYSEEHPRIEEQRQWLDHYEASFETAEADGGAK; this is encoded by the coding sequence ATGAGCCAGACCCAGCAGCTCGACGTCGACATGGTGGATCCGGAGCCGATCCGTTTTCTCGACGTCGATGGCCGATACGCTCCCTCAAGTTCAGCGTCAGCATTCGCAGACGAGCTTGAGGGCGTGGGCCTCGACGAATTCAAGCAGTGGTATCGCGCAATGTTTTTCACCCGCGCGTTCGATACCGAAGCCACGCACCTGCAGCGCCAGGGGCAGCTCGCGCTCTGGGCGCCAAGCGTCGGGCAGGAGGGCTGCCAGGTCGGCCTCGCGCACGCCGCAGAGCCGCAGGATCACCTGTTTCCCGCGTACCGCGAGCACACCGTCGCTCACGTGCGCGGCGTCGATTTCGTGTCGGTCGCAATGCTCTTCCGTGGATTCACGCACGGAGGCTGGGATGTCACTGACCCGAAGAGCGGTAACTTCCACCTTTACACGCTTGTGCTCGGTTCGCAGTCGCACCACGCGAGCGGCTACGCGCTCGGCCAAGTGCTCGACGCAAAGCGTCGCGAGGGCAACACGAAGCTCGATCCGGGCGAGGCGGGCACCGAAACTGGTGAGGCATCGATGGTGTTTTATGGCGACGGCACCTCGAGCCAGGGTGATACGAGTGAAGCGATGGTCTTCGCCGCGAGCTACCAGACGCCGACGGTGTTTGTCGTGCAGAACAACCAGTGGGCGATCTCGGTTCCGGTAGAGCGCCAGAGCCGCACCCCGCTGTACCGCCGCGCGCTCGGATTCGGGATTCGCAGCGTGCAGATTGACGGCAATGATCCACTCGCCGCGTACGCGGTGGGTCGCAAGTTCTTGCGCCTCGCTCGCGAGGGCAAGGGCCCCGGCTACATCGAGGCACTCACGTACCGCATCGGCGCACACACCACGAGCGACGACCCGACGAGGTACCGCCAGCAAGAAGAGCTTGAGGAGTGGCAGCAGCGCGATCCGATCAAGCGGCTCGAAGCGTACCTGCGCGAGCAGGGCGTCGACGACGCGTATTTCGACGAGGTCGCAAAGGCGGCGGATCAGGAAGCGAAGCGAGTGCGCGATGCAGTGCTCGCCGAGCCGGCACCCGACGCCGACTCGATGTTTGCGCACGTGTACTCGGAAGAGCACCCGCGAATCGAGGAACAGCGTCAGTGGCTTGACCACTATGAGGCCTCATTCGAGACGGCTGAGGCAGACGGAGGCGCGAAATGA
- a CDS encoding alpha-ketoacid dehydrogenase subunit beta — MTVTTLQERTVLPMAKAINEGLRAAMAADDKVLLMGEDIGPLGGVFRVTDKLQADFGSARVLDTPLAESGIIGNAIGLALRGYRPVIEIQFDGFIFPGFNQIVAHLAKITNRHEGAISMPVVIRVPYGGHIGAVEHHQESPEAYFAHTPGLRVVAPSTPNDAYWMIQQAIQSNDPVLFFEPKAKYWMKGEVDPAAPAADLHQTRVARTGTDCTVVAYGAMVTMALQAAEVAESEGTSLEVVDLRSVSPIHYEPLLESVRKTGRLVVAQEASGNASVGSEIAAYVAEHAFYSLEAPVLRVSGYDVPFPPARLEGYFLPDADRILEAVDRTMHY, encoded by the coding sequence ATGACCGTGACAACGCTCCAAGAGCGCACCGTGCTCCCGATGGCGAAGGCCATCAACGAGGGGTTGCGCGCGGCGATGGCCGCTGACGACAAAGTTCTGCTGATGGGCGAAGACATCGGCCCGCTCGGCGGCGTCTTTCGCGTCACCGACAAGCTGCAGGCCGACTTCGGTTCGGCTCGCGTGCTCGATACACCCCTCGCGGAGTCAGGCATCATCGGCAACGCGATCGGACTCGCGCTGCGCGGCTACCGCCCGGTCATTGAGATTCAGTTTGACGGCTTCATCTTTCCCGGCTTCAACCAGATCGTCGCGCACCTCGCGAAGATCACGAACCGTCACGAGGGCGCGATCTCGATGCCCGTCGTGATTCGTGTGCCGTACGGCGGACACATTGGCGCGGTTGAGCACCACCAAGAGAGCCCTGAGGCTTACTTTGCCCACACGCCGGGGCTTCGCGTCGTCGCGCCGTCGACGCCGAATGACGCGTACTGGATGATTCAGCAGGCGATCCAGTCGAACGACCCTGTGCTGTTCTTCGAGCCGAAGGCAAAGTACTGGATGAAGGGCGAGGTCGACCCGGCAGCACCCGCAGCCGACCTCCATCAGACACGGGTCGCGCGCACCGGCACCGACTGCACGGTCGTCGCGTACGGCGCTATGGTGACGATGGCGCTGCAGGCCGCCGAGGTGGCTGAGAGCGAGGGTACGAGTCTCGAAGTGGTGGATCTGCGGAGCGTCTCGCCGATCCACTATGAACCGCTGCTCGAGTCAGTGCGCAAGACTGGCCGACTCGTCGTCGCGCAAGAGGCATCGGGTAACGCGAGCGTGGGGAGTGAGATCGCCGCGTACGTTGCCGAGCACGCGTTCTATTCGCTCGAGGCCCCGGTGCTGCGGGTATCGGGCTACGACGTGCCGTTCCCGCCAGCGCGGCTCGAGGGCTACTTCTTGCCAGACGCCGACCGCATTCTCGAAGCGGTCGACCGCACGATGCACTACTAG
- a CDS encoding dihydrolipoamide acetyltransferase family protein has product MSDMTFPLPDVGEGLTEAEIVAWKVKPGDEVTLNQVICEIETAKSIVELPSPFAGTVTELLAEAGETVPVGSPILKVSTAGGGSPTAPAGDASAAAVEAGDAAQTSAETKPVQGAEPQAAEPAEQADEAGSVLVGYGLAGKVNSRRRSGGEPLLNAHPIPVAEAAPVIAKPPIRKLAKDLGVDLALVQGTGIGGEILRDDVVRHGSQVSVFRNITTPEPPEQREERIPLKGIRKLTAQAMVASSNEAPHVGVFVEVDATRTMEFVKRLKTSTDFAGVKVSPLLIFAKAMLWAIRRNPEINSTFTETEIIRRHYVNLGIAAATPRGLLVPNIKEAQDLSLLDLAKAIEQLTITARDGRTPPADMQNGTITITNIGVFGMDFGTPILNPGEVAIMAMGTIRQKPWVVDGEVRPRMVTTVGGSFDHRVVDGDVVSRFVADVASVLEEPALLLD; this is encoded by the coding sequence ATGAGCGACATGACGTTCCCACTCCCCGACGTTGGCGAGGGGTTGACCGAGGCAGAGATCGTGGCCTGGAAAGTGAAGCCCGGCGACGAGGTCACGCTCAACCAGGTGATCTGTGAGATCGAGACCGCGAAGTCAATCGTTGAGCTGCCATCGCCGTTCGCGGGCACGGTCACCGAATTGCTCGCCGAGGCGGGCGAGACGGTGCCGGTCGGTTCGCCGATTCTCAAGGTGAGCACCGCGGGGGGTGGATCGCCGACTGCGCCGGCAGGTGACGCGTCGGCTGCGGCTGTTGAGGCGGGTGACGCTGCTCAGACGTCAGCCGAGACGAAGCCCGTTCAGGGTGCCGAGCCACAGGCCGCTGAGCCCGCAGAGCAGGCTGACGAGGCTGGTTCGGTGCTCGTCGGCTACGGCCTTGCAGGCAAGGTGAACTCCCGCCGTCGGAGTGGTGGCGAACCGCTGCTCAATGCACACCCGATTCCGGTTGCAGAAGCGGCGCCGGTGATTGCGAAGCCGCCGATCCGCAAACTCGCGAAAGACCTTGGTGTCGACCTCGCGCTCGTGCAGGGCACCGGCATCGGCGGTGAGATTCTGCGCGACGACGTTGTGCGCCACGGTTCGCAGGTGAGTGTGTTCCGCAACATCACTACTCCCGAACCGCCTGAGCAGCGCGAGGAGCGCATTCCGCTCAAGGGCATTCGCAAGCTCACCGCCCAGGCGATGGTTGCGAGCTCGAACGAAGCGCCGCACGTTGGCGTCTTCGTCGAGGTCGACGCGACCCGCACGATGGAGTTCGTGAAACGACTCAAGACCTCGACCGACTTTGCGGGCGTAAAGGTGTCGCCGCTGCTCATCTTCGCGAAGGCGATGCTGTGGGCGATTCGCCGAAACCCCGAGATCAACTCGACGTTCACCGAGACCGAGATCATTCGGCGCCACTACGTGAATCTCGGCATTGCTGCGGCGACCCCGCGCGGTCTTCTCGTGCCCAACATCAAGGAGGCGCAAGACCTCAGTCTGCTCGACCTTGCGAAGGCAATCGAGCAACTTACGATCACCGCTCGCGATGGGCGCACGCCGCCCGCCGACATGCAAAACGGCACGATCACCATCACGAACATTGGCGTGTTCGGCATGGACTTCGGCACCCCGATCTTGAACCCGGGCGAGGTCGCGATCATGGCCATGGGCACGATTCGCCAAAAGCCGTGGGTGGTCGACGGCGAGGTGCGCCCGCGCATGGTGACCACGGTGGGTGGATCGTTTGACCACCGCGTTGTCGACGGCGACGTAGTTTCTCGATTCGTTGCCGATGTGGCATCAGTGCTTGAGGAGCCGGCGCTTCTGCTCGACTGA
- a CDS encoding SDR family NAD(P)-dependent oxidoreductase has translation MKLEGMTALVTGAASGLGAATAAMLAGRGVQVLGVDLQRSIEAAGEQAEGIRLVAADVTSESEVSAALAALDGLPPLRLVVNCAGIAPAQRILSSKGVHDLETFQRTLNINLVGTFNVMRLAAEHMSALEPVDESGQRGVVVNTASVAAYEGQIGQIAYAASKGGVVAMGITAARDLARNGIRVNTVAPGIVHTPLLEALGEEVNASLAAAVPFPARLARPDEFAQLVAMIAEHDYLNGETIRMDGALRMGPK, from the coding sequence GTGAAGCTTGAAGGAATGACCGCACTGGTGACGGGGGCAGCCTCGGGGCTCGGAGCCGCGACCGCCGCCATGCTCGCGGGCCGAGGGGTGCAGGTTCTCGGTGTGGATCTGCAGCGTTCGATCGAGGCTGCGGGAGAGCAGGCTGAGGGGATCCGCCTTGTTGCCGCAGACGTGACGAGCGAGAGCGAAGTGAGTGCCGCGCTCGCCGCGCTTGACGGCCTGCCACCTCTGCGCCTTGTCGTGAACTGCGCGGGAATTGCTCCGGCGCAGCGCATTCTCTCGTCAAAGGGTGTGCACGATCTCGAGACCTTTCAGCGCACACTGAACATCAATCTCGTCGGCACCTTCAACGTCATGCGACTCGCTGCCGAGCACATGTCTGCGCTCGAACCTGTCGATGAGTCGGGGCAGCGCGGCGTCGTGGTGAACACCGCCTCGGTCGCGGCGTACGAGGGTCAGATTGGGCAGATTGCGTACGCGGCTTCGAAGGGTGGGGTCGTCGCGATGGGCATTACTGCCGCACGTGACCTCGCCCGTAATGGGATCCGGGTGAACACCGTTGCACCCGGCATCGTGCACACGCCGCTGCTCGAGGCGCTCGGCGAAGAGGTCAACGCGTCACTCGCTGCCGCGGTTCCGTTCCCGGCGCGACTTGCGCGGCCCGACGAGTTTGCGCAGCTCGTGGCCATGATCGCAGAGCACGACTATCTGAATGGTGAGACGATCCGCATGGATGGCGCACTGAGGATGGGCCCGAAGTAG
- a CDS encoding GntR family transcriptional regulator, with protein MRASDLAYSTLLDEIQRGELAPGTVLGEVEQAARLGVSRTPTRAAIGRLVADGLAAQLSPRITVVTDFDAGDIKRLFEVRRALEESSARLAATRGDRAEFTELAQAFAAAHPEEGESSADAYYELIARYDAALDRAVNNAYFTNALRTIRTHLARARRLARDNRERLHASVAEHQLIAEAIASGDAELAAHATHVHLHNALAAILTQLDTSTPPEGTQ; from the coding sequence ATGCGCGCAAGTGATCTCGCGTATTCGACGCTCCTCGATGAGATTCAGCGGGGTGAACTCGCGCCCGGAACCGTGCTCGGTGAGGTTGAGCAGGCCGCGCGACTGGGCGTTAGCCGCACCCCGACCCGTGCTGCGATCGGCCGACTTGTGGCCGACGGGCTCGCGGCACAGCTGTCGCCGCGCATCACTGTCGTTACCGACTTCGACGCGGGCGACATCAAGCGACTCTTCGAGGTGCGACGTGCCCTCGAAGAGAGCTCGGCTCGACTCGCGGCTACCCGCGGCGACCGCGCGGAGTTTACCGAGCTCGCGCAGGCGTTCGCGGCCGCGCACCCTGAAGAGGGGGAGTCGAGCGCCGACGCCTACTACGAACTCATCGCAAGATACGACGCGGCACTCGATCGCGCCGTCAATAACGCGTACTTTACGAATGCTCTGCGCACGATCCGCACCCACCTCGCCCGCGCGCGACGCCTTGCCCGCGACAACCGCGAGCGACTGCACGCATCGGTCGCCGAGCATCAACTCATCGCCGAAGCGATCGCATCTGGTGATGCCGAACTCGCCGCGCACGCCACCCACGTTCACCTGCACAACGCGCTCGCCGCGATACTGACCCAGCTCGACACGAGCACCCCACCGGAAGGAACACAATGA